A DNA window from Leptospira weilii contains the following coding sequences:
- a CDS encoding 1-acyl-sn-glycerol-3-phosphate acyltransferase encodes MQETSAISKDPNTTQIVYSTKTYDRLIGLVYKTRGILFDSIDEYFSENNRDRVLNAYYPTVIIGNHVEEGDVPALAVIYRAIQPKIKFAIPAREDILKKNFLVKEFRPKGTLKLIFGLIDKTNLIPALLRYIGCFPVKRPFRDNARELLKSGELRNMVDQEWNVLVEKVTSGRNLFLFPEGTFNQDGYLNQIKRGVYFIRTKIKDVHFISFTLTYDYISAKKTQLHIAYGETFDISENASSDEVTNTVKETLGKNYVATSGNLLSMILMRLGTETAVGKETLFRRLQNFANEIKKKGKKIYVSGKLFNSHLEETFQHILNKGLENKLLKLDGNGEILVTEKLLYRDGDMRNLRKKNEFLYHANQLTYHKPELDKIFLSLT; translated from the coding sequence GAATCTTATTTGATTCCATCGACGAATATTTTTCGGAAAACAATCGCGACCGGGTCTTAAATGCGTATTATCCCACCGTCATTATAGGAAATCACGTAGAGGAAGGAGACGTTCCCGCACTCGCCGTAATTTACAGAGCGATTCAACCCAAAATTAAGTTTGCGATCCCCGCAAGAGAAGATATCTTAAAAAAGAATTTTTTAGTCAAAGAATTTCGGCCTAAAGGAACTTTAAAACTCATCTTCGGACTGATAGACAAAACAAACCTGATACCGGCATTATTAAGATACATCGGATGTTTTCCCGTCAAACGTCCGTTCCGCGATAACGCAAGAGAACTCTTAAAAAGCGGAGAACTGAGAAACATGGTCGATCAGGAATGGAACGTTTTAGTCGAGAAAGTGACTTCCGGAAGAAACCTGTTTCTATTTCCGGAAGGAACATTCAATCAAGACGGTTATCTGAATCAAATCAAGAGAGGCGTTTACTTCATCCGCACGAAGATCAAAGACGTTCATTTTATTTCTTTCACCCTTACGTACGATTATATTTCCGCAAAAAAGACCCAGCTTCATATCGCTTACGGGGAAACTTTCGACATTTCCGAAAACGCAAGCAGCGACGAAGTAACAAACACCGTGAAAGAAACGTTAGGCAAGAATTACGTAGCGACATCCGGAAATCTTCTTTCGATGATTTTAATGCGACTGGGAACCGAGACTGCGGTCGGTAAGGAAACACTCTTCAGACGTCTGCAAAACTTTGCAAACGAGATAAAAAAGAAAGGGAAAAAAATCTATGTTTCCGGAAAGTTGTTCAACTCTCATTTGGAAGAAACCTTCCAACATATCCTAAACAAAGGTCTGGAAAATAAACTTCTAAAACTCGATGGGAACGGAGAAATACTCGTAACCGAAAAACTTCTTTATAGGGACGGAGATATGAGAAACCTTAGAAAGAAAAACGAATTCTTGTACCACGCGAATCAACTCACCTACCATAAACCGGAATTGGACAAGATTTTTCTTTCTTTAACTTAA